The Brumimicrobium sp. genomic interval CTCCATCTGCACCAAACTTCTCAATCTCTATCCAATCACCTACTCGCACCATATCATTGATGGAGATTTGAATACTCCCAACAAATCCAAGCAATGTATCTTTAAAGACCAACAATAACACTGCGGTCATTGCTCCCAGGGAGGTAAAGATGAATGTTGGAGATTGGTCTGTTAGTGTGGACAAGAGAATAACAATAAAAATAAATGTAATAATCAATTTCCCAGTCTGAATGTAAGCTCCAATAGGTTTGTCTTTAAAATATGGTTTCTCTTTTAATAAGAGTCCGACAGCATTCAAAAAACGACGAATACTAATTAAAATAACGATAGCTAAGATGATTTCTGTTACTTTATAGGAGCCCTTTAAAACGGTGGGTAAGGAAAAAAAGACTATGGAGAAAAAATAATTTAAAAATAGTAATGGAAATAAATTAGCCAGTATCTTAAAAAATCCTGTTTCAATTAAATAATCATCAAATTTTGTTTTCGATTTTTTTGAAATTGGCTTAATAACCAATAAGAGGATCTTTCTGGCAATAAACCATAAAAGAAAAAATACTACTGCTAAAGCTACTAGCAAACCTAACACCCATAATACTTCATGTTTTTGGAAATCATGATTTCTGATTAATGAACGTATAGAGCTAGATGAACTGATTCCATAAAGACTTTTTATCCAATCTAAAATTATTTCTCTCATAGTTTTTTCTACTTTTATGCAAAAGTATAAAGAATGCATTACAAATCATTATTTTATCTTCTTGGTTGGGTAACTTTAATTGTTTTTCCATTTATTGGATGGTATGGCATATACTATTTCAACAAAACTCCATTCTTAGAAATGCTTGACCTAGAATCTTTTTACAGCCCACTCACTCTAATAGGATTGTTGTTTGGATTCATTTATGCTTTTTTCATTTTATTGGTAACTCAGTTTCCCATCTTCGATGAGATCACTCAAGTTCAGTCCCGTATGATTAAAGAAATAAATCTTAATATCTTTGATATATTATTTATGTCACTATGTGCCGGGATTGGGGAAGAGATTCTCTTTAGGGCAGCTATTCAAAGTTGGTTAGGTCCTCTTATTACTTCCTTTATCTTTATTTTAGTTCATGGGTATTTCAGTGTGCGTGAATGGAAAAGGAATCTATCTGGAATTTTAGTTTTTCCTTTTATTCTTATTATCGCTTATGGATATATCGAGTTCGGATTATGGTTTGGAGTGGCCGCTCATTTTTCGTATGATTTTTTAATATTTTATGCAACAATACGAGACGCTAAATCTTGAATTTAGTATAAAATATTGCAAGGCACGCACGATAATCTATTCCTACTTTTTTCCAAATATCTTCTGAAATTTTTCAACCTTTGGTCGTATAACCATTGCACAATAGGGTTGATCGGGGTTGTTATCAAAATAAGCTTTATGATTTTCTTCGGCAGGATAGTAAGTAGTCAAAGGTCTTATTTCAGTCACAATAGGTTTGTCATAAACCCCTAAATGATTTATACGTTCTTTGTATTTTTCAGTTAACTCCTTTTGCTCTTCGTCATGGTAAAAAACAATAGATTTATATTGCTCTCCTATATCATTCCCTTGTTTGTCTATGGATGTTGGATCATGCATATACCAAAATACCTCTAATAGTTTTTCAAAACTAACAATTGTATCGTCATAAGTAATTCGACTAACCTCAATGTGTCCTGTTCTACCTGAGCAAACTTCCTTGTAAGATGGATTTTTTATATGCCCACCCGCATATCCCGGATGAATAGCAATAACTCCTTCTAAGTTACTAAAAATTGCTTCCGTACACCAAAAACATCCCATCCCAAATGTTGCTTCTTTTAATGCCATACTTATATTACCCTAGATGTTCTTTATTTTTTCTTCTCCTAACGTAAGTCAAGATAAATAGACAGAATAGACCTGCAAGACCTATCCACATCCACTTATTAAAGATAGATTGATAGGCTCCTACCTTTTTTGCAGCCTGAGATTCACGCATATTGGCCATCTCTTCTGTTTCCTGAAGGGACTGTTCATAACTTTCACTCAATAACTCAATGGTTTTATTGGATTGATAAATGTTCATCTCATTTAATACTAATACTATCTTCTCAAATACTTGAATCAAATTCTTGTCCTGCTTGAGTTGTATATATATTTCTTTCATTTGATTCAATGCATCATATTGGATATGGCTATTATTTATACTTTCAGCAACAGTTACAGCCCTTTTATAATTTGCCAAGGCTGAATCTAATTTCTCTAATCCAAAATAATAATCACCTAAATTATAGTACCCTTCAGAAATGAAAAAACGATCCTTATTCTTAATACGATATGCCAAGGCCAATCTAAAATAGGACTCTGCTCGCTCATATTCTTCGGCCACATATTCTGTAATTCCTAGATTTGTATAACCATTTGACACATTTAGGAGGTTTCCGCTAGACAAGCCATTTTCCATACTCAACATGAAATAATCTTTTGCTTTATCAAAATCTTCTAAATCCATATAGAGCTGACCAAGAATTCCGTCAACAAGAGAAAGTTTTTCAGGATCCTTATGCTCCTCATAATACATATTATATTCTATTAATAATTTCTCAGCTTCTTCATATTTCTTTTGTTCAATATAGATACGCGCAATATTTGGGTATGGAAGAAGAATATATTTCTTAATTTTTATTTTCTGGGCAAGGCTCAAACTCCGATTATAAAAAGCCTCTGCTACAGATAATTTACCTTGTAAAAATTGGAGATTTCCCATTTCATTATAAGCTTCAGCCAACAAGGTGTCATTTCCTATCTCTTTATTATAATTTATTACTTTCTCTAATTTCCTCTCCGACTCTTTATATAAATTATTATCTCTTAAGTAACGAGACATCCCTCTGTTTGACATAGAAATTATATCAGGTCTATGCAACTCTAACCCTATTGACTGTAAATCTTTAACATAATATAAGAGGCTGTCTTTATTTTCATTATTAAAATCTGTAAAAAAGTAATAAAATAAAGAGACTTTCTCATTGATGGAAGCTTTCTGATATCGATTCAGATATTCATCCAAAGTTGTTTGAGAGAAAGTTCCTGTTACAATAAAAAAAGAAAGTAATATGAGTAGGGATTTCGTCATGTTTTTTTCTTAAAAGTATTATTATTTTCCCTAAATATATACAGATGTAATTATTTTTTTCAAGGAATTATATGTGAATAAAAATGTTTTTTTTATAATATACTTAATGTCAACCCGTTGTGCATTTGCAAAAAAATAAATAAGATTACTAATTTCAACTGTATATGGATTGCATTTAATTTGTAAAGTTGAAAGCAATAAGAATTATTTAAAAAGATAGCCTCTAAGCCATCAAGGTTTTCGGGGTAACAATTGTAATGGGAGGCTATCGGTCGGCAAAGCCAGCCGCCTTAACCTGAATTTCTCTAAATAGGGTTGACCATTTTATATAACTTCCCTGATTCATATTCATTGCTGATTTTCAACTTTCATACCGATAGCTATCAGTATTCAACTTTCAACTCAATATAATTTGATATATAGAGAATGAATGTTTATTTTTGCATGCAACAAAAAAGAACGTAATTATGACATTCGCACATTTTAAAGTCCCAAAAGCAGCTAACGAGCCTGTTAAAACATATTTACCTAATTCTGCTGAAATCAAATCTCTTTTGAGTAAATACAAAGAGATGCTTTCTCAAAAACCGATTGATGTACCTTTACACATCGGTGGGAAAGAAATCATAACAAAAAATAAAAAAGATATTTGTCCTCCGCACAATCACCAAAAAGTGATTGGTCACGCTAGTATTGGAGAAAAGAAACACGTTGAAGAAGCTATCCAATCCGCATTAAAAGCAAAGGAAAAATGGGCTAACCTTCCTTGGGAAGAAAGAGCAAGTATTTTCCTAAAAGCTGCCGATTTGATGGCAGGCCCATACAGAGATAAGATTAATGCAGCAACAATGTTATGCCAATCTAAAACAGTTTTTCAGGCTGAGATAGACTCTGCATGTGAATTAATCGACTTCTTTCGATTCAATGTGCAATACATGTCTGAAATCTATGCAGAGCAACCTGAATCTTCTCCAGGAATATGGAACCGCATGGAATGGAGACCTTTAGAAGGGTTTGTAGTAGCAATTACTCCGTTTAACTTTACTGCTATTTCTGGTAACCTTCCTTCTACTCCAGCCATGCTCGGAAATGTTGTGATATGGAAACCGGCTGAGACTCAAGTATATTCTGCAAACGTAATCATGGAAATTCTAAAAGAGGCTGGACTTCCAGATGGTGTTATCAATATGATAAACGTACGTGGGAGTATCTTAGGTGATTTAGTATTCTCTCACAAAGAATTTGCAGGACTCCACTTTACAGGATCTACTGAAGTATTCCGTAATTTATGGAAAACAATTGGAGGAAACTTAGATAAATACAGATCTTACCCACGAATAGTGGGTGAAACGGGAGGAAAAGACTTTATTATGGTGCATGCTTCTGCTAATCCATTAGAAGTAGCAACTGCTATTGCAAGAGGTGCGTTTGAATTCCAAGGGCAAAAATGTTCAGCTGCATCTAGAGCCTATATTCCTTCTAACCTATGGAAAGATGTTAAAAAAATGCTTTTAGATCAGGTGAATTCCTTTAAAATAGGAACCCCTGATGATGTTTCCAACTTTATTACAGCTGTTATCAACGAAACAGCATTTGACAAAATCACAACATACATTGATTATGCTAAAAAGCATAAAGATGCTGAAATTATTACAGGTGGAAAATACGATAAATCGGACGGTTATTTCATTGAACCAACTATTATTGTTACAAAAGATCCTCAATTTAAAACAATGGTAGAGGAGATTTTTGGCCCCGTAATGACTATCTATATATATGACGAAAAGAAATATGAAGAAACGCTTGATTTAGTAGATCAAACCTCTGAATATGCATTGACTGGTTCTATCTTAGCTAAAGATAGATATGCCATCAATTTGGCTGTCAGAAAATTAGAGAATGCTGCAGGTAACTTCTACATCAACGATAAACCGACAGGAGCTGTGGTTAGTCAACAGCCATTTGGTGGAGCCAGAGGTTCAGGTACTAACGATAAAGCGGGTGCAAAACTTAATTTATTGCGTTGGGTTTCTGCTCGTTCTATTAAAGAAACATTTAATCCCCCTAAAGATTACAGATATCCATATATGGGGTAATTGGAATGCTATTGAAAGTTTCATTCTGATAGCTATCGGTATGAAAGTGAAAATTAATAAAAGACTAAATTTGTTTGACAAAAAATTAAGACGATGTACGGAAAAATGAAAGATTTTTTAACTCAAGAGTTAAACCAGATAAAAGCAGATGGAATCTACAAAGAAGAACGTGTCATTACAACACCACAAGGAGCTGAAGTAACCGTTAGTACAGGAGATGATGTTGTAATTATGTGTGCTAACAATTATTTGGGATTATCCTCTCATCCTGAAGTAGTTAAAGCTGCTAAAGAAGCTTTAGACACACATGGTTTTGGAATGTCTTCCGTTCGTTTTATATGTGGAACTCAAGATATTCACAAGGAATTAGAAAAGAAGATTGCTAATTTCTACGGGAAAGAAGACACCATTCTCTATGCCGCAGCATTTGATGCAAACGGAGGTGTTTTTGAACCTCTATTTGGAGAGCAAGATGCAATTATTTCTGACGAATTAAACCATGCCTCTATCATTGACGGTATTCGTTTGAGCAAAGCCGTTCGTTATCGCTATAAGCACAGTGACATGGCTGATTTAGAAGAGCAATTGAAAAAAGCAAAAGATCAGCGTTTTAGAATCATTGTTACCGATGGAGTTTTTTCTATGGATGGTGATTTTGCAAAGATGGATCAAATTTGTGATTTAGCTGAAAAATATGATGCACTCGTTATGAGTGATGAATGTCACTCTGCTGGATTTATTGGTAAAACAGGTCGTGGAGTTCCAGAACATTATAACGTTATGGACAGAGTAGATATCATTACTGGGACACTAGGGAAAGCTTTAGGTGGAGCTATGGGAGGTTATATTACTTCCAAAAAAGAAATTATTGCAATGTTACGTCAGCGTTCTCGTCCTTATTTATTTTCAAATTCTCTTGCACCATCTATCGTAGGTGCAGCCATTAAAGTATTCGATTTGTTAAGTAGTAGCACCGAATTAAGAGATAAATTAGAAGAGAATACTAACTATTTCAAGAAAGCAATTATTGATGCTGGATTTGATATTGTAAAAGGAGAATCTGCTATTGTTCCTATTATGTTATATGATGCAGCACTTTCTCAGAAATTTGCCAACAGACTATTAGAGGAAGGTATATATGCTACTGGTTTCTTCTATCCTGTTGTTGCTAAAGGAAAAGCTAGAATCAGAACGCAATTATCAGCAGCTCATACAAAAGCTCATTTAGATAAAGCAATTGCTGCATTTATCAAAGTGGGAAAAGAATTAGATGTTATCAAATAGGCTCTTCACCTATCCTTTCTTTTCATGAAAAGGAGAACCATAAATATGGTGATTTTAATCGGAGTACTCTCGATTATCAGTATTTTATTGGTTCAAGTATTATGGATAAACCGTACGATACGCGCTCAAAAGGATGCTATTATAATACAAGAAAGGCAGGATAGCTTAAATACACGTCAATTTGAAGAATCTGTACGAGTAGCACTACGCAATGTAGTGGAACAAATTAGTACAGCAAACAATATCGAAAACATCGATTTATATGGCTCAGTAAAACAAAAGAGTTCAAATTATTTCTTGGTGGACATCAATGAAAATCTCCATCCTTATTATTTGGAACAATTGTTAAAACGTACCTTCTACCAACACAATATCTATCAAAATTTTCAATATGGTATTTATGATTGTTACAATGACAGTATCATTTATGGAAATCTGATTCAGTTTACGAGAGATTCTCTTTTTGCACCAACTGATAAAGGGATGGGCATTCCTTCTAGTAAAATGGAATGGAAAAAAGATGGACATTATTTTACAGTATATTTCCCTAATATTGAATCAAATCCCCTAGATGATAAATTGATCGCTCTTAGACATCCATGGATATACGTTGGAATTGTAGCTATTCTTTTGCTGATATTTTTTACTATTTCCATTTTTGTAATTATCCGGCAAAAACGAATTTCAGAAATCAAGACTGATTTTGTAAACAACATGACACATGAGTTAAAAACTCCAATATCAACTATAGGTCTATCCAGTGAAATGTTATTACATGCCGATTTTGCTCACGACGCTGAACGTGTAAAAAAATACGCTGAGGTCATTTACAAAGAAAATAAGCGCTTGGAAAAGCAAGTAGAACGTGTACTAAATATGGCTCGGCTTGACCGAAATGATTTGGAATTAAAATTTGAGGATATATCATTACATGGGATTTTACAAGAGATTGCTGAAAATATAAAATTTAATCAAAATCAAAATGATAGTCAAATTGGTCTCTCTTTACAAGCAGAAAATGATATGGTTTATGCCGATCCTATCCATTTGGCTAATATTTTTCTTAATTTAGTAGATAATGCACAAAAATATTGTGAGAAGACTCCTGTAATAAAAATCAGTTCTAAAAATGTTCAAAAAGGTATAGAAATAACCGTTCAAGACAATGGAATAGGCATCTCAGAAGAACAAATTAGTCAAATATTTGATCAATTCTATAGAGTACCTACCGGAAACAAACATGATGTAAAAGGTTTTGGATTAGGGCTTTACTATGTGAAATTAATCGTAGAAAAACATAACGGCAAAATTAACGTTAATAGCAAAATTGGAGAGGGAAGCATATTTACCATTTGGCTCCCAATAATATATAATAAGATATGAGACCCAAAATATTACTTGTAGAAGACGATACTAGCTTAGGATTTATCATTTCGGATCAACTAATCACTTATGGATACCAAGTTGTACTCGCTTCGGATGGCAAAGAAGGCTTGCAACGCTTTAATGAAAATGCTTTTCATCTTTGTATTTTTGACGTAATGATGCCTAAGAAAGATGGTTTTAGTTTAGCGGAGGACATTCGTAAAATCAATAAAGAAATCCCTATTTTATTTCTTTCGGCAAAAAATCAAACAGAAGACAAGGTAAAAGGATTTCATTCGGGAGGAGACGATTATTTGACCAAACCTTTTAGTTCAGAAGAATTAAAAGTTCGCGTACAAGCGTTGCTAAGGCGAGTGAATATTGAAACTGAGAAGAAAGACTCTGAAATTCTCAAGATTAATAAATTTTTGTTTGATGTTCCCAACTATCAATTGAAAGGACCCGACTTTGAAAAGAAACTCACAAAAAAAGAAGCCTTAGTGCTTCAGCTACTCTGCAAATTTCAAAATCAGGTAGTAGATCGAGAATTAGTATTAAATTCAGTGTGGGGAAAAGATGATTATTTTGCGGGAAGAAGTCTAGATGTTTTCATCACTAAATTACGCAAATATCTAGCAAATGACCCTTCAGTCAACATTGAAAACATCCATGGAATAGGGTTCAAATTAACCTATTAATATTCCTTACATATTTTCTTAATCATTTCATTCACATTTCTTCAGTATGTTTTAATGAATATTTTCAGATAAAACTTTCCATTTCATTCAATATAATTATAACTTTGTGTTTCCATTTAAAATGTGAAAAATTAGCATGGATAAAGTATCATATGTCGGTAACGCAGATGTAAATGCGATAGATGAATTGTATAACTCCTATAAAAGAGACTCAAATAGCGTAGATGAGGGGTGGAGAAAATTCTTTGAAGGATTTGAATTTGCTCAAACAAACTACGATGTGGAAGGTGGAGTTCCAGAAAATTTCCAAAAAGAATTAAAGGTAGTTAACCTAATTGAGGGATACAGAAACAGAGGACACTATTTTACAAAGACAAACCCTGTAAGAGATAGAAGAAAGTATGCTCCTACCCTAGCTCTCGAAAATTTTGACTTATCAGAAAATGATTTAGACACCGTTTTCCAAGCAGGTACTCGAATTGGAATTGGTGCAGCTACTCTTAGAGATATTATAAAACATTTAGACGAAGCATATTGCGAAAGTATTGGAATTGAATATACCTATATTCGTAATCCAGAGCGCAAAGAATGGTTCATGAATAAATTAGAAGTAGAAAATAGACCTAAATTTTCTACTGAAGACAAAAAACAACTCCTTAAAAAAGTAAGTGAAGCTAATCTTTTTGAACAATTCTTACAAAAGAAATATGTCGGGCAAAAGCGATTCTCATTAGAGGGAAGTGAATCCTTTATTTCTAGTTTAGATCAAATGATACATGTTGGTGCCAAACTAGGAGTGAAAGAGTTTGTTTTCGGAATGGCTCATAGAGGGCGTTTAAATATTTTAGTTAATATCCTTAATAAAGATTTAACTGGCCTATTCAATGAATTTGAAGGAAAAGAATTTGCAGATATAGAAAGCTTTGACGGAGATGTAAAATACCATTTAGGCTGGCATTCTGTAGCGAAAATAGATGAAAAAGATATTGCACTAACGCTTTCACCAAATCCATCCCACTTAGAAGCAGTTGCTCCGGTAGCGGAAGGTATTACTAGGGCAAAATCTGATAATTATTATACTTCCAAAAATGAAGTAGTTCCTGTTATTATTCATGGAGATGCCTCCATTGCTGGACAAGGTGTAGTATATGAAACCGTACAAATGGCTGAATTAAACGGATTTGGAACGGGAGGGACTATCCATCTAGTTATTAATAACCAAGTTGGATTTACAACAAATTATTTAGATGGAAGATCAAGTACTTATTGTACAGACATTGCCAAAATTATAAACGCTCCCGTATTTCATGTAAATGGAGATGATATTGAGGCAGTAGCACAAACCTTTATTATTGCAATTGAATACAGACAAAAATTTAATAAAGATATTTTCATAGATCTTCTTTCATACAGAAAATATGGACATAATGAAGGAGACGAACCAAAATTTACACAACCTAATCTGTACAAATCAATAGCTAAACACCCTGACCCTAGAGAAATCTACAAAAGACAGTTAATTGAAGAAGGAACTATTGATGAAGCATATTATAAGAAACTTGAGGGAGAGATTGAAGGAAAATTAGATGCAGCCTATGAAGCAGCTAAAAATGAGGGGCAAGCTGTTATTAAGAGTTATGTGCAAGATTTATGGGAAGGATACAGTCAAGCAAATGATGAGAAAGATTTGCTAGCTCCAGTAGATACTAAATTCCCGAAAAAGAAGCTGATAGAACTTGCCAAAAAAGTTTCTACATTACCTACCGATAAAAGCATTTTTAGAAAAATTTCCAAACTCTTTGATGATCGTCTCGCTATGATTGAAAGAGATGAAATGGACTGGGGAATGGGCGAAATGTTGGCTTGTGCAACGCTATTAACAGAAGGTTACCCTATCCGTTTGACAGGGCAGGATGTGGAAAGGGGAACTTTCTCCCATCGCCACGCAGTAGTTACAACAGAAGATACCGAAGAGAAAATTATACCATTGAATTTACTCGAAAAAGGACAGGCGAGATATAGTATCTACAACTCTTTATTATCTGAATATGCTGTATTAGGATATGAATATGGATATTCTGTAACAACGCCAAAAGGGTTAACTATTTGGGAAGCTCAGTTTGGCGATTTTATGAATGGCGCTCAAATTATTTTCGATCAGTTTATAACTGCAGGAGAAGATAAATGGAATGTTCAGTCAGGATTAGTAGTTTTATTACCTCATGGATATGAAGGACAAGGATCTGAACACTCTTCAGGTCGTATGGAGCGTTTCCTACAGAGTTGTGGCGATTTAAACATTCAAGTGATTAATGCAACAACACCTGCAAACTATTTCCATGCGTTGAGAAGACAAATGAAACGTAATTTTAGAAAGCCTTTGATTATATTCTCACCTAAGATGTTATTACGCCATCCAAAAGCAGTTTCTTCTATGGAGGATTTTGCAAATGGACAATTTGAATACGTAGTAGATGATCCTAGAAATGTACACAAAACAGCATCTGTAGTTGTTTTATGTTCAGGAAAGGTATATTATGATTTCTTAGATGCTGCAGCAAGTAGAGGAATTACTGACGAAGTAGCTTTTGTTCGTGTAGAGCAATTGTACCCACTACCTAAGCAAGAAATCGACGCTATCTTAGCTAAGTATAAAAAAGCAGAACATATCATTTGGGGACAAGAAGAACCTGAAAATATGGGCGCTTGGACGCATATGGCTATGAATTTACGTCATATCAATCTACAATGTGTTGCCATTCCTGCATCTGCTTCACCAGCAACAGGATCTAAAGCAATCCACTTAAAGAGATTGAAGAATTTACATGAAAAATTATTTAGTTACGTAGGTGTAACTGCCAAATAAATAAATTGAAGAAAAGATGT includes:
- a CDS encoding mechanosensitive ion channel family protein, with the protein product MREIILDWIKSLYGISSSSSIRSLIRNHDFQKHEVLWVLGLLVALAVVFFLLWFIARKILLLVIKPISKKSKTKFDDYLIETGFFKILANLFPLLFLNYFFSIVFFSLPTVLKGSYKVTEIILAIVILISIRRFLNAVGLLLKEKPYFKDKPIGAYIQTGKLIITFIFIVILLSTLTDQSPTFIFTSLGAMTAVLLLVFKDTLLGFVGSIQISINDMVRVGDWIEIEKFGADGEVKEITLTTVKVQNWDKTITTIPTYNLISDSFKNWRGMLESNGRRIKRSINIKIDSIKFADDKLINRLSKVKILTEFIENQRKAIEEHNQKYGLIDEYQINARRPTNVGLFRRYIEYYIKNNQGVREDMARVVRQLPPTTKGLPLEIYCFSDLQNMEGYEIIMADIFDHVFAIIDFFELEIHQDPTGSDIRILKK
- a CDS encoding CPBP family intramembrane metalloprotease; protein product: MHYKSLFYLLGWVTLIVFPFIGWYGIYYFNKTPFLEMLDLESFYSPLTLIGLLFGFIYAFFILLVTQFPIFDEITQVQSRMIKEINLNIFDILFMSLCAGIGEEILFRAAIQSWLGPLITSFIFILVHGYFSVREWKRNLSGILVFPFILIIAYGYIEFGLWFGVAAHFSYDFLIFYATIRDAKS
- the msrA gene encoding peptide-methionine (S)-S-oxide reductase MsrA; the encoded protein is MALKEATFGMGCFWCTEAIFSNLEGVIAIHPGYAGGHIKNPSYKEVCSGRTGHIEVSRITYDDTIVSFEKLLEVFWYMHDPTSIDKQGNDIGEQYKSIVFYHDEEQKELTEKYKERINHLGVYDKPIVTEIRPLTTYYPAEENHKAYFDNNPDQPYCAMVIRPKVEKFQKIFGKK
- a CDS encoding tetratricopeptide repeat protein, with amino-acid sequence MTKSLLILLSFFIVTGTFSQTTLDEYLNRYQKASINEKVSLFYYFFTDFNNENKDSLLYYVKDLQSIGLELHRPDIISMSNRGMSRYLRDNNLYKESERKLEKVINYNKEIGNDTLLAEAYNEMGNLQFLQGKLSVAEAFYNRSLSLAQKIKIKKYILLPYPNIARIYIEQKKYEEAEKLLIEYNMYYEEHKDPEKLSLVDGILGQLYMDLEDFDKAKDYFMLSMENGLSSGNLLNVSNGYTNLGITEYVAEEYERAESYFRLALAYRIKNKDRFFISEGYYNLGDYYFGLEKLDSALANYKRAVTVAESINNSHIQYDALNQMKEIYIQLKQDKNLIQVFEKIVLVLNEMNIYQSNKTIELLSESYEQSLQETEEMANMRESQAAKKVGAYQSIFNKWMWIGLAGLFCLFILTYVRRRKNKEHLG
- the pruA gene encoding L-glutamate gamma-semialdehyde dehydrogenase, which gives rise to MTFAHFKVPKAANEPVKTYLPNSAEIKSLLSKYKEMLSQKPIDVPLHIGGKEIITKNKKDICPPHNHQKVIGHASIGEKKHVEEAIQSALKAKEKWANLPWEERASIFLKAADLMAGPYRDKINAATMLCQSKTVFQAEIDSACELIDFFRFNVQYMSEIYAEQPESSPGIWNRMEWRPLEGFVVAITPFNFTAISGNLPSTPAMLGNVVIWKPAETQVYSANVIMEILKEAGLPDGVINMINVRGSILGDLVFSHKEFAGLHFTGSTEVFRNLWKTIGGNLDKYRSYPRIVGETGGKDFIMVHASANPLEVATAIARGAFEFQGQKCSAASRAYIPSNLWKDVKKMLLDQVNSFKIGTPDDVSNFITAVINETAFDKITTYIDYAKKHKDAEIITGGKYDKSDGYFIEPTIIVTKDPQFKTMVEEIFGPVMTIYIYDEKKYEETLDLVDQTSEYALTGSILAKDRYAINLAVRKLENAAGNFYINDKPTGAVVSQQPFGGARGSGTNDKAGAKLNLLRWVSARSIKETFNPPKDYRYPYMG
- the kbl gene encoding glycine C-acetyltransferase, whose amino-acid sequence is MYGKMKDFLTQELNQIKADGIYKEERVITTPQGAEVTVSTGDDVVIMCANNYLGLSSHPEVVKAAKEALDTHGFGMSSVRFICGTQDIHKELEKKIANFYGKEDTILYAAAFDANGGVFEPLFGEQDAIISDELNHASIIDGIRLSKAVRYRYKHSDMADLEEQLKKAKDQRFRIIVTDGVFSMDGDFAKMDQICDLAEKYDALVMSDECHSAGFIGKTGRGVPEHYNVMDRVDIITGTLGKALGGAMGGYITSKKEIIAMLRQRSRPYLFSNSLAPSIVGAAIKVFDLLSSSTELRDKLEENTNYFKKAIIDAGFDIVKGESAIVPIMLYDAALSQKFANRLLEEGIYATGFFYPVVAKGKARIRTQLSAAHTKAHLDKAIAAFIKVGKELDVIK
- a CDS encoding HAMP domain-containing histidine kinase gives rise to the protein MVILIGVLSIISILLVQVLWINRTIRAQKDAIIIQERQDSLNTRQFEESVRVALRNVVEQISTANNIENIDLYGSVKQKSSNYFLVDINENLHPYYLEQLLKRTFYQHNIYQNFQYGIYDCYNDSIIYGNLIQFTRDSLFAPTDKGMGIPSSKMEWKKDGHYFTVYFPNIESNPLDDKLIALRHPWIYVGIVAILLLIFFTISIFVIIRQKRISEIKTDFVNNMTHELKTPISTIGLSSEMLLHADFAHDAERVKKYAEVIYKENKRLEKQVERVLNMARLDRNDLELKFEDISLHGILQEIAENIKFNQNQNDSQIGLSLQAENDMVYADPIHLANIFLNLVDNAQKYCEKTPVIKISSKNVQKGIEITVQDNGIGISEEQISQIFDQFYRVPTGNKHDVKGFGLGLYYVKLIVEKHNGKINVNSKIGEGSIFTIWLPIIYNKI
- a CDS encoding response regulator transcription factor, which codes for MRPKILLVEDDTSLGFIISDQLITYGYQVVLASDGKEGLQRFNENAFHLCIFDVMMPKKDGFSLAEDIRKINKEIPILFLSAKNQTEDKVKGFHSGGDDYLTKPFSSEELKVRVQALLRRVNIETEKKDSEILKINKFLFDVPNYQLKGPDFEKKLTKKEALVLQLLCKFQNQVVDRELVLNSVWGKDDYFAGRSLDVFITKLRKYLANDPSVNIENIHGIGFKLTY
- a CDS encoding 2-oxoglutarate dehydrogenase E1 component, which codes for MDKVSYVGNADVNAIDELYNSYKRDSNSVDEGWRKFFEGFEFAQTNYDVEGGVPENFQKELKVVNLIEGYRNRGHYFTKTNPVRDRRKYAPTLALENFDLSENDLDTVFQAGTRIGIGAATLRDIIKHLDEAYCESIGIEYTYIRNPERKEWFMNKLEVENRPKFSTEDKKQLLKKVSEANLFEQFLQKKYVGQKRFSLEGSESFISSLDQMIHVGAKLGVKEFVFGMAHRGRLNILVNILNKDLTGLFNEFEGKEFADIESFDGDVKYHLGWHSVAKIDEKDIALTLSPNPSHLEAVAPVAEGITRAKSDNYYTSKNEVVPVIIHGDASIAGQGVVYETVQMAELNGFGTGGTIHLVINNQVGFTTNYLDGRSSTYCTDIAKIINAPVFHVNGDDIEAVAQTFIIAIEYRQKFNKDIFIDLLSYRKYGHNEGDEPKFTQPNLYKSIAKHPDPREIYKRQLIEEGTIDEAYYKKLEGEIEGKLDAAYEAAKNEGQAVIKSYVQDLWEGYSQANDEKDLLAPVDTKFPKKKLIELAKKVSTLPTDKSIFRKISKLFDDRLAMIERDEMDWGMGEMLACATLLTEGYPIRLTGQDVERGTFSHRHAVVTTEDTEEKIIPLNLLEKGQARYSIYNSLLSEYAVLGYEYGYSVTTPKGLTIWEAQFGDFMNGAQIIFDQFITAGEDKWNVQSGLVVLLPHGYEGQGSEHSSGRMERFLQSCGDLNIQVINATTPANYFHALRRQMKRNFRKPLIIFSPKMLLRHPKAVSSMEDFANGQFEYVVDDPRNVHKTASVVVLCSGKVYYDFLDAAASRGITDEVAFVRVEQLYPLPKQEIDAILAKYKKAEHIIWGQEEPENMGAWTHMAMNLRHINLQCVAIPASASPATGSKAIHLKRLKNLHEKLFSYVGVTAK